The following proteins are encoded in a genomic region of Sesamum indicum cultivar Zhongzhi No. 13 linkage group LG8, S_indicum_v1.0, whole genome shotgun sequence:
- the LOC105169578 gene encoding serine/threonine-protein kinase SRK2E isoform X1 — MDRPPVTVGPPGMDMPIMHDSDRYELVRDIGSGNFGVARLMRDRQTNELVAVKYIERGEKIDENVQREIINHRSLRHPNIVRFKEVILTPTHLAIVMEYASGGELFERICNAGRFSEDEARFFFQQLISGVSYCHAMQICHRDLKLENTLLDGSPAPRLKICDFGYSKSSVLHSQPKSTVGTPAYIAPEVLLKKEYDGKIADVWSCGVTLYVMLVGAYPFEDPEEPKNFRKTIQRILNVQYSIPDYVHISPECRHLISRIFVADPAKRITIPEIRNHEWFLKNLPTDLMGDNMENNQFEEPDQPMQSDEEIMQIITEATIPPAGTNSLNQYLTGSLDIDDDMDEDLESDPDLDLDSSGEIVYAM; from the exons ATGGATCGACCGCCTGTGACGGTGGGGCCGCCGGGGATGGACATGCCTATTATGCATGATAGCGATAGGTATGAGCTAGTGAGGGATATTGGGTCGGGCAATTTTGGGGTGGCGCGGCTCATGAGGGATCGCCAGACAAATGAACTTGTTGCTGTTAAGTACATCGAGCGGGGTGAGAAG ATCGATGAAAATGTGCAACGAGAAATCATCAACCACAGATCTCTCAGGCATCCCAATATTGTCAGATTTAAAGAG GTAATACTGACGCCAACCCATTTGGCTATTGTTATGGAATATGCATCTGGAGGAGAGCTTTTTGAACGAATATGCAATGCAGGGAGATTCAGTGAGGATGAG GCGAGATTTTTCTTCCAGCAACTCATATCAGGAGTCAGCTACTGTCATGCCATG CAAATATGCCATCGTGACTTGAAGTTGGAGAATACACTACTGGACGGAAGCCCAGCTCCTCGACTGAAGATTTGTGATTTTGGGTATTCCAAG TCCTCAGTGCTTCATTCACAACCAAAGTCAACAGTTGGCACCCCTGCATATATTGCTCCAGAAGTGTTGCTTAAAAAGGAATACGATGGAAAG ATTGCAGACGTGTGGTCTTGTGGAGTAACTTTATATGTCATGTTGGTTGGTGCATATCCTTTTGAGGACCCCGAGGAACCCAAAAACTTCAGGAAAACAATACAG CGAATCTTGAATGTTCAATACTCAATCCCAGATTACGTGCATATATCTCCAGAATGCCGGCACTTGATTTCAAGGATATTTGTGGCGGACCCTGCAAAG AGAATTACAATCCCTGAAATAAGGAACCATGAATGGTTTCTAAAGAACCTTCCTACAGATCTCATGGGAGATAACATGGAAAACAACCAGTTTGAAGAGCCCGATCAACCCATGCAGAGTGACGAAGAAATTATGCAAATAATAACGGAGGCTACTATCCCACCTGCTGGAACAAACAGCCTGAATCAGTATCTCACTGGTAGCCTGGATATCGATGATGACATGGATGAAGATTTGGAGAGCGATCCTGACCTAGACCTTGATAGCAGTGGAGAAATCGTTTATGCAATGTGA
- the LOC105169575 gene encoding pentatricopeptide repeat-containing protein OTP51, chloroplastic isoform X1 yields the protein MDLNPIRVTILVNPDPFIHQFPLGVELLLQPLSTQTMLLSFHYINCQIIPSQNQRCYHHLRLSPLPLSSKTCRNPPLPLLSSSSAAVSTGSLVSDTPEEVEGDYYGFLTDKETESFNFDGSFESTELKRFGSQAVEVKELEELPEQWRRSKLAWLCKELPAHRSGTFIRVLNAQRKWIRQDDCTYIAVHCMRIRENDAAFRVYKWMMLQHWFRFDFALATKLADYIGKERKYLKCREIFDDIINQGLVPKESTFHILIVAYLSSSASSCLQEACIIYNQMIHLGSYKPRLSLHNYLFRALVSKAGSSCKHHLKQAEFIFHNLTTCGLKIHNDIYGGLIWLHSYQDDIDKERILSLRAEMEAVGIEESLDVLVSVLRACAKEGDVAEAERTWIKIISSNNKPPAQAFLCLMDVYSRVGKPMKCLEIFRVMQERISSNVVSYYKVVEVLCKAQEIELAESLMIEFINSGMKPLMPSFIAMMNMYANLSLHDKVESTFFWCLETCCPNRNVYNLYLNSLVQTENLAKAEQIFNQMFTDEAIGVNTRSCNTILRGYLACGQYAKAKQIYNFMCEKKYETESSLMEKLESILSLSQEEVQKSISLKLSKEQREILIGLLLGGLRVKIDEEKKSYAVHFVFRENSNTHSFLKRHIYNQFHEWLADKLPVDDNDRGNDIPCEFMTISHSYFKFYADQFWPQGIPSIPNLIHRWLTPRILAYWYMYGGYRTSSRDILLKLQSRKEDVPRIAKAFKAKSLNSRIKWKGRVFWVGFLGSHATEFWKLIEPFILSDLKASLEAGIESPSKGVSRLKNINFSSDSDTDGNTSYHSNDNCPPNLL from the exons ATGGACTTAAATCCTATTCGGGTCACCATTTTAGTGAATCCTGATCCATTCATCCATCAGTTTCCCCTCGGCGTCGAGCTGTTGTTGCAGCCACTCTCCACCCAAACAATGCTTCTGAGCTTCCATTACATTAATTGCCAAATTATACCTTCCCAGAACCAGAGGTGTTACCACCACCTTCGCCTCTCTCCCCTGCCCCTCTCCTCCAAAACGTGCCGTAACCCCCCCCTTCCGCTTCTTTCCTCCTCCTCGGCCGCCGTTTCCACCGGAAGTTTAGTATCGGACACTCCAGAGGAGGTGGAAGGAGATTATTATGGCTTCTTAACAGATAAAGAAACCGAAAGTTTCAACTTTGATGGCTCGTTCGAGTCGACTGAGTTGAAACGGTTTGGGTCCCAGGCGGTGGAGGTGAAGGAGCTGGAGGAGCTTCCAGAACAGTGGCGGAGGTCGAAATTAGCGTGGCTATGCAAGGAGCTTCCGGCGCATAGGTCGGGCACATTTATTCGGGTGCTCAATGCGCAGCGGAAGTGGATCAGGCAAGATGATTGCACTTATATTGCGGTTCATTGCATGCGGATTCGCGAGAATGATGCTGCATTTAGG GTGTACAAGTGGATGATGCTGCAACATTGGTTTCGATTTGATTTTGCCCTTGCTACCAAATTAGCAGATTACATTGGTAAGGAGCGAAAATACTTGAAGTGCCGTGAGATATTTGATGATATAATTAACCAAGGTCTAGTTCCTAAAGAATCCACATTTCATATTCTGATTGTTGCCTACCTTAGTTCTTCAGCTTCAAGTTGTCTACAGGAAGCATGCATTATTTACAATCAAATGATCCATTTGGGAAGTTACAAGCCTCGACTAAGCTTGCACAATTATCTTTTTAGGGCTCTTGTGAGCAAAGCAGGAAGCTCTTGTAAACATCATCTTAAACAAGCAgagtttatttttcacaatctTACAACATGTGGACTGAAAATACATAATGATATTTATGGTGGGCTTATATGGCTCCATAGTTATCAAGATGACATagataaagaaagaattttgtCACTAAGAGCAGAGATGGAAGCAGTGGGGATTGAAGAAAGTTTGGACGTGCTTGTGTCAGTGTTAAGGGCTTGTGCTAAGGAAGGTGATGTTGCAGAAGCTGAAAGAACTTGGATAAAGATTATTTCTTCCAACAACAAACCTCCAGCTCAAGCTTTTTTGTGTCTAATGGATGTCTATTCGAGGGTCGGGAAACCAATGAAATGTTTGGAAATATTCAGGGTTATGCAGGAAAGGATTTCATCCAATGTTGTTTCATACTACAAAGTCGTAGAGGTATTATGTAAAGCCCAAGAGATAGAACTTGCAGAATCTCTCATGATAGAGTTCATAAATAGTGGCATGAAACCCTTGATGCCATCTTTTATTGCTATGATGAATATGTATGCCAATTTAAGCTTGCACGATAAAGTGGAGTCCACTTTCTTCTGGTGCCTAGAGACATGTTGTCCCAATCGGAATGTTTACAATTTGTACTTAAATTCTCTGGTGCAAACTGAAAACCTTGCCAAGGCAGAACAGATCTTCAACCAGATGTTTACTGATGAGGCAATTGGTGTAAATACCAGATCATGCAACACGATCTTGAGGGGCTACCTCGCATGTGGCCAATATGCTAAGGCAAAacagatttataattttatgtgtgAGAAGAAATATGAAACTGAATCTTCCTTGATGGAGAAGCTCGAGAGCATCTTGAGTTTAAGCCAGGAAGAAGTCCAAAAATCAATAAGCTTGAAGCTCAGCAAGGAACAGAGAGAGATCCTGATAGGTTTACTATTGGGTGGCTTAAGGGTTAAAATAGATGAGGAGAAAAAGAGTTATGCAGTCCATTTTGTGTTTAGAGAGAATTCCAATACTCATTCCTTTTTGAAGAGACATATATACAACCAATTTCATGAGTGGTTAGCTGATAAGTTGCCAGTTGATGACAATGATCGCGGCAATGATATTCCTTGTGAGTTTATGACAATATCTCACTCTTATTTTAAGTTCTATGCTGACCAGTTTTGGCCACAAGGTATACCCTCAATTCCCAATCTAATACACCGGTGGTTGACACCTCGCATTCTTGCATATTGGTATATGTATGGAGGTTACAGGACATCATCCAGGGATATTTTGTTGAAGCTGCAGTCTAGGAAAGAAGACGTTCCGAGAATTGCCAAAGCATTTAAGGCAAAATCATTGAATTCTCGGATAAAATGGAAGGGTCGAGTTTTTTGGGTGGGTTTTCTTGGAAGTCATGCAACGGAGTTCTGGAAACTAATTGAACCCTTCATACTTTCAGATTTGAAAGCTTCTCTAGAAGCAGGTATTGAGTCTCCTTCAAAAGGAGTTTCACGACTCAAGAACATCAATTTTAGTAGTGATTCAGACACTGACGGGAACACTTCATACCATAGCAATGATAATTGTCCACCTA
- the LOC105169578 gene encoding serine/threonine-protein kinase SRK2E isoform X2, whose amino-acid sequence MDRPPVTVGPPGMDMPIMHDSDRYELVRDIGSGNFGVARLMRDRQTNELVAVKYIERGEKIDENVQREIINHRSLRHPNIVRFKEVILTPTHLAIVMEYASGGELFERICNAGRFSEDEARFFFQQLISGVSYCHAMLENTLLDGSPAPRLKICDFGYSKSSVLHSQPKSTVGTPAYIAPEVLLKKEYDGKIADVWSCGVTLYVMLVGAYPFEDPEEPKNFRKTIQRILNVQYSIPDYVHISPECRHLISRIFVADPAKRITIPEIRNHEWFLKNLPTDLMGDNMENNQFEEPDQPMQSDEEIMQIITEATIPPAGTNSLNQYLTGSLDIDDDMDEDLESDPDLDLDSSGEIVYAM is encoded by the exons ATGGATCGACCGCCTGTGACGGTGGGGCCGCCGGGGATGGACATGCCTATTATGCATGATAGCGATAGGTATGAGCTAGTGAGGGATATTGGGTCGGGCAATTTTGGGGTGGCGCGGCTCATGAGGGATCGCCAGACAAATGAACTTGTTGCTGTTAAGTACATCGAGCGGGGTGAGAAG ATCGATGAAAATGTGCAACGAGAAATCATCAACCACAGATCTCTCAGGCATCCCAATATTGTCAGATTTAAAGAG GTAATACTGACGCCAACCCATTTGGCTATTGTTATGGAATATGCATCTGGAGGAGAGCTTTTTGAACGAATATGCAATGCAGGGAGATTCAGTGAGGATGAG GCGAGATTTTTCTTCCAGCAACTCATATCAGGAGTCAGCTACTGTCATGCCATG TTGGAGAATACACTACTGGACGGAAGCCCAGCTCCTCGACTGAAGATTTGTGATTTTGGGTATTCCAAG TCCTCAGTGCTTCATTCACAACCAAAGTCAACAGTTGGCACCCCTGCATATATTGCTCCAGAAGTGTTGCTTAAAAAGGAATACGATGGAAAG ATTGCAGACGTGTGGTCTTGTGGAGTAACTTTATATGTCATGTTGGTTGGTGCATATCCTTTTGAGGACCCCGAGGAACCCAAAAACTTCAGGAAAACAATACAG CGAATCTTGAATGTTCAATACTCAATCCCAGATTACGTGCATATATCTCCAGAATGCCGGCACTTGATTTCAAGGATATTTGTGGCGGACCCTGCAAAG AGAATTACAATCCCTGAAATAAGGAACCATGAATGGTTTCTAAAGAACCTTCCTACAGATCTCATGGGAGATAACATGGAAAACAACCAGTTTGAAGAGCCCGATCAACCCATGCAGAGTGACGAAGAAATTATGCAAATAATAACGGAGGCTACTATCCCACCTGCTGGAACAAACAGCCTGAATCAGTATCTCACTGGTAGCCTGGATATCGATGATGACATGGATGAAGATTTGGAGAGCGATCCTGACCTAGACCTTGATAGCAGTGGAGAAATCGTTTATGCAATGTGA
- the LOC105169577 gene encoding probable N-acetyl-gamma-glutamyl-phosphate reductase, chloroplastic translates to MGSLSSLNSIYIDRGSFPKCLNEIKNSRVKKLCLRASVATSAPTSLQSEEFKAKKFEKFRIGVLGASGYTGSEIIRLLANHPNFQITLMTADRKAGQSIGSVFPHLVKQDLPDMVAVKDADFSNVDAVFCCLPHGTTQEIIKGLPSSLKIVDLSADFRLRDVGEYEEWYGQPHRGQELQKEAVYGLTEISRTEIQSARLVANPGCYPTSIQLPLIPLIKANLIEVKNIIVDSKSGVSGAGRGAKEANLYTEIAEGIHSYGVTRHRHVPEIEQGLSEAAKAKVTVSFTPHLMPMSRGMQSTIYVEMAPGASTEDLYQHLRNFYEKEEFVVLLKKNEIPHTRHVRGSNYCLMNVFPDRIPGRAIIISVIDNLVKGASGQALQNLNLMMGIPENTGLLSIPLFP, encoded by the exons aatgaaatcaagaattcaaGGGTCAAGAAGCTTTGTCTTAGAGCTTCTGTTGCCACGTCAGCACCAACGAGCTTACAGTCTGAAGAATTTAAGGCTAAAAAATTCGAAAAGTTCCGGATTGGGGTTCTTGGGGCCAGTGGTTACACTGGTTCTGAG ATAATTAGGCTGCTCGCTAATCATCCCAACTTTCAGATTACTCTGATGACAGCAGATAGAAAAGCTGGCCAATCAATTGGATCAGTGTTTCCTCATTTAGTCAAGCAA GATTTGCCTGATATGGTTGCTGTCAAGGATGCAGATTTTTCTAATGTAGATGCTGTGTTCTGTTGCTTGCCCCATGGGACAACTCAG GAAATTATCAAAGGTCTGCCAAGTAGTTTAAAGATAGTAGATCTATCGGCG GACTTTCGGCTCCGGGATGTTGGTGAATATGAGGAATGGTATGGTCAGCCTCATAGAGGGCAAGAATTACAG AAAGAAGCTGTATATGGCTTGACGGAGATATCTAGAACTGAGATCCAAAGTGCGCGCCTAGTGGCAAATCCTGGCTGTTATCCCACTTCTATTCAGCTTCCTCTTATCCCCTTGATAAAG GCCAATCTTATTGAAGTTAAGAATATCATTGTGGACTCAAAATCTGGTGTTAGTGGAGCAG GACGTGGTGCTAAAGAGGCAAATCTGTACACTGAAATAGCAGAAGGAATACATTCTTATGGTGTAACCAGGCATCGCCATG TGCCAGAAATTGAGCAAGGATTATCAGAGGCTGCGAAAGCAAAAGTTACTGTCAGCTTCACTCCACATTTAATGCCAATG AGCCGTGGTATGCAATCAACTATATATGTGGAAATGGCCCCTGGAGCATCCACTGAGGATCTGTATCAGCATTTAAGGAACTTTTATGAG aaagAGGAATTTGTCGTTTTGTTGAAGAAGAATGAAATTCCTCATACACGACATGTTAGAGGATCCAATTATTGCTTGATGAATGTATTCCCTGATCGGATCCCTGGAAGAGCAATTATTATCTCTGTT ATTGATAACCTTGTCAAAGGAGCTTCTGGTCAGGCATTACAAAATCTGAACTTGATGATGGGAATTCCAGAAAACACTGGACTCCTTTCCATCCCTTTGTTTCCTTAG
- the LOC105169575 gene encoding pentatricopeptide repeat-containing protein At2g15820, chloroplastic isoform X2, whose translation MAHRRYIDCISVDNASDRRRMQRNELNQCYENSNEPTAEKKTLHWMKPLCHQAINKSSFLFSSRVYLKEIKGKTNQTRKQVYKWMMLQHWFRFDFALATKLADYIGKERKYLKCREIFDDIINQGLVPKESTFHILIVAYLSSSASSCLQEACIIYNQMIHLGSYKPRLSLHNYLFRALVSKAGSSCKHHLKQAEFIFHNLTTCGLKIHNDIYGGLIWLHSYQDDIDKERILSLRAEMEAVGIEESLDVLVSVLRACAKEGDVAEAERTWIKIISSNNKPPAQAFLCLMDVYSRVGKPMKCLEIFRVMQERISSNVVSYYKVVEVLCKAQEIELAESLMIEFINSGMKPLMPSFIAMMNMYANLSLHDKVESTFFWCLETCCPNRNVYNLYLNSLVQTENLAKAEQIFNQMFTDEAIGVNTRSCNTILRGYLACGQYAKAKQIYNFMCEKKYETESSLMEKLESILSLSQEEVQKSISLKLSKEQREILIGLLLGGLRVKIDEEKKSYAVHFVFRENSNTHSFLKRHIYNQFHEWLADKLPVDDNDRGNDIPCEFMTISHSYFKFYADQFWPQGIPSIPNLIHRWLTPRILAYWYMYGGYRTSSRDILLKLQSRKEDVPRIAKAFKAKSLNSRIKWKGRVFWVGFLGSHATEFWKLIEPFILSDLKASLEAGIESPSKGVSRLKNINFSSDSDTDGNTSYHSNDNCPPNLL comes from the exons ATGGCACACAGAAGATATATTGACTGCATATCAGTAGATAATGCATCCGACAGAAGAAGAATGCAAAGAAATGAACTAAATCAGTGTTATGAGAACAGCAATGAACCAACTgcagaaaagaaaacactTCATTGGATGAAACCTTTGTGTCACCAAGCAATTAACAAAAGCTCCTTCCTCTTTTCCTCAAGAGTATACCTCAAGGAGATTAAAGGCAAAACTAATCAAACAAGAAAGCAA GTGTACAAGTGGATGATGCTGCAACATTGGTTTCGATTTGATTTTGCCCTTGCTACCAAATTAGCAGATTACATTGGTAAGGAGCGAAAATACTTGAAGTGCCGTGAGATATTTGATGATATAATTAACCAAGGTCTAGTTCCTAAAGAATCCACATTTCATATTCTGATTGTTGCCTACCTTAGTTCTTCAGCTTCAAGTTGTCTACAGGAAGCATGCATTATTTACAATCAAATGATCCATTTGGGAAGTTACAAGCCTCGACTAAGCTTGCACAATTATCTTTTTAGGGCTCTTGTGAGCAAAGCAGGAAGCTCTTGTAAACATCATCTTAAACAAGCAgagtttatttttcacaatctTACAACATGTGGACTGAAAATACATAATGATATTTATGGTGGGCTTATATGGCTCCATAGTTATCAAGATGACATagataaagaaagaattttgtCACTAAGAGCAGAGATGGAAGCAGTGGGGATTGAAGAAAGTTTGGACGTGCTTGTGTCAGTGTTAAGGGCTTGTGCTAAGGAAGGTGATGTTGCAGAAGCTGAAAGAACTTGGATAAAGATTATTTCTTCCAACAACAAACCTCCAGCTCAAGCTTTTTTGTGTCTAATGGATGTCTATTCGAGGGTCGGGAAACCAATGAAATGTTTGGAAATATTCAGGGTTATGCAGGAAAGGATTTCATCCAATGTTGTTTCATACTACAAAGTCGTAGAGGTATTATGTAAAGCCCAAGAGATAGAACTTGCAGAATCTCTCATGATAGAGTTCATAAATAGTGGCATGAAACCCTTGATGCCATCTTTTATTGCTATGATGAATATGTATGCCAATTTAAGCTTGCACGATAAAGTGGAGTCCACTTTCTTCTGGTGCCTAGAGACATGTTGTCCCAATCGGAATGTTTACAATTTGTACTTAAATTCTCTGGTGCAAACTGAAAACCTTGCCAAGGCAGAACAGATCTTCAACCAGATGTTTACTGATGAGGCAATTGGTGTAAATACCAGATCATGCAACACGATCTTGAGGGGCTACCTCGCATGTGGCCAATATGCTAAGGCAAAacagatttataattttatgtgtgAGAAGAAATATGAAACTGAATCTTCCTTGATGGAGAAGCTCGAGAGCATCTTGAGTTTAAGCCAGGAAGAAGTCCAAAAATCAATAAGCTTGAAGCTCAGCAAGGAACAGAGAGAGATCCTGATAGGTTTACTATTGGGTGGCTTAAGGGTTAAAATAGATGAGGAGAAAAAGAGTTATGCAGTCCATTTTGTGTTTAGAGAGAATTCCAATACTCATTCCTTTTTGAAGAGACATATATACAACCAATTTCATGAGTGGTTAGCTGATAAGTTGCCAGTTGATGACAATGATCGCGGCAATGATATTCCTTGTGAGTTTATGACAATATCTCACTCTTATTTTAAGTTCTATGCTGACCAGTTTTGGCCACAAGGTATACCCTCAATTCCCAATCTAATACACCGGTGGTTGACACCTCGCATTCTTGCATATTGGTATATGTATGGAGGTTACAGGACATCATCCAGGGATATTTTGTTGAAGCTGCAGTCTAGGAAAGAAGACGTTCCGAGAATTGCCAAAGCATTTAAGGCAAAATCATTGAATTCTCGGATAAAATGGAAGGGTCGAGTTTTTTGGGTGGGTTTTCTTGGAAGTCATGCAACGGAGTTCTGGAAACTAATTGAACCCTTCATACTTTCAGATTTGAAAGCTTCTCTAGAAGCAGGTATTGAGTCTCCTTCAAAAGGAGTTTCACGACTCAAGAACATCAATTTTAGTAGTGATTCAGACACTGACGGGAACACTTCATACCATAGCAATGATAATTGTCCACCTA